The Methylococcus sp. Mc7 genomic sequence TGAAACTCAGTCAGCGGGAAACGCCGGCCCGGTAGCTCGCGGCCACCGCCAGGAACGCAACGAGGTCGTAAAGCGAGTGGATCAGGATGGGAACCAGCAGATTGCGCTCGCCCCCGACATCCAGGGCCAGCCCCAGATAGACACCGGTCAGGCCGGCCAGCAGGGCGTACAAGGGAGAGACCCAGTGCACCAGGGCGAACACCAGGTTGCTGAAGACCAATCCTCCCAGCCAGCCCCAGTTGGCTTCGAACCAGGGCTGGAAAAATCCGCGGAACAGGATTTCTTCGGTGATGCCGGCGAGGAATCCGAGGAAAAGCAGGTCGGCCATTCCGCAGGCCGCGAGAAAAGGCCCCAGGCGGTCCACCAATACCCGTCTGATTTTTGTCAGGCCGGCGGCGCGGGTGCCGTAGGACCACTGGAATACCAGGCACAGCGGCAAGGTTCCAACCAGTCCGTAGGCCAGACCCTCCAGGTCGAAACGCAGGGCGGCGATCGGGTCTATTCCCGCCAGACCGCCGAAGCCGAACGCCAGCAGCAGCAAGCCGCCTTCGAACACGGCCGCGAACTTGAGAAAGCCGCCGCGACGCGTCCTCACACATCCTCCCCGCCGGCGTCGCCGTCTTCCACCCGAAGGCTCAGATGCTCGGGCTTTGTCGGACTGTCCAGGCCCCGCGCCAGCGCGAGCAGGAATACGTCCATGACACCGTGGTAGGACAGCACGTAACGCACGAAGAACCGGAACGCCGGATGAAAAATGCTGTCGCGTTCGGTGATCGTCAGCACCGTCCCTTCATCGCCGTCCGCCTCGAGCTCGTACACCCAGACACCCCGCAGCGGCAGATGTTCGCCCGCCAGA encodes the following:
- a CDS encoding CPBP family intramembrane glutamic endopeptidase; the protein is MRTRRGGFLKFAAVFEGGLLLLAFGFGGLAGIDPIAALRFDLEGLAYGLVGTLPLCLVFQWSYGTRAAGLTKIRRVLVDRLGPFLAACGMADLLFLGFLAGITEEILFRGFFQPWFEANWGWLGGLVFSNLVFALVHWVSPLYALLAGLTGVYLGLALDVGGERNLLVPILIHSLYDLVAFLAVAASYRAGVSR